The Sinorhizobium fredii USDA 257 region AGTGAAGGCGAGCGCGATGACCAGCGCGCCGATCTCCGCGGCTGTGAGGGAGCCGGTTCCTTGTTCAATGGTACGAAGCCAGATGAGAATGCTGATCGGCAGGGCGAGCACTGCGAGCAGGACCGCGTAGACGATCAGTGCCAATGTCGGCCGCCATTTCCGCCTGACCCTCGGTGCCTGCGTCATGCTCATGTTCCAAGCGCCGGGGCAAGCTTGAAGCCCACGCCATGCACCGTCGCAATGACGCTGGTGCATCCGGCATCTGCGAATTTGGCCCGGATATTGCGGACATGGCTGTCAATGGTCCGATCGGCCACGTGGATGCCGGCGCCATAGGCGGCTCCCATCAGCTGTTCCCTGGTGAACACTGTATTCGGACGAGCGAGGATGGTTGCGAGGATGGCGAACTCGACTGCAGTCAGACCAACTTCCATGCCGTCGCTGGTCACCGAACGGCTATCTCGATCGAGCCGGATTGGCCCTTGCGTTAGACACGGTTGCTGCCCAATCGCGATGCCGCTCGCTCTCTTCAGGATGGCTTTGACGCGGGCCACCAGCTCGCGCGGACTGAAGGGCTTGGTAACGTAGTCGTCGCCGCCGATCTCGAATCCAACGACCCTGTCGATCTCGTCGTCGCGGGCGGAGAGAAACAGGATAGGCAGTGCCGATTCCGCGCGGATGCGGCGGCAGACTTCTAGGCCGTCTATTTCCGGCATTCCGATGTCGAGTATGGCAAGATCTATGTTGCCGCGCCGGAATGCCATCATTGCTTCCGCCCCGTTTCTTGCGACCACCGTGGTCATGCCGGCTCGTTCGATGGCGAAGCAAATCACATCGCGAATGTGCGGTTCGTCGTCGACGACCAGGATGCGTGACACCGTGTATGTCCTGTCAGAACTGTTCCCGATAGTTCTTATCGGCCTCCCCAGGCGTTGCAACGTTTATGTGCCCGGTGAGGTAGTCGTGAAGGCGTTGGGTGCGATAATTCCAGCCCCGCCAACCCGAAGCAGATTCAAGAAAGTCGGCGGCGAGGCCTGCCCGGGTGTAACGTGCGCGATAGTCGCTTTTGGCGGCGCCTGAGGGCAGCGCAGCAATAAAAGTGTCCAGGGCCGGAATGGCGGATGGCCCAAGGGTTAACAAGTAGTCGATGTCGAGCGGTATGCCGGTCCCGGTGAGTTCGCGGCTGTGGACCACGTTGAATCGCGCCACCAACGCCGGAATGTCGACCAAGGCGCAAACATAGAGCGTTGCCGCCAATGCCGTCAGATTCGTCGCGATCAGCCACTCGTTGGTCCGGCGCAACAAGATGCGCAAGAGGATCAGGGCTAGGCCGACGGCGACGAGAGCCATCCAGAT contains the following coding sequences:
- a CDS encoding response regulator gives rise to the protein MSRILVVDDEPHIRDVICFAIERAGMTTVVARNGAEAMMAFRRGNIDLAILDIGMPEIDGLEVCRRIRAESALPILFLSARDDEIDRVVGFEIGGDDYVTKPFSPRELVARVKAILKRASGIAIGQQPCLTQGPIRLDRDSRSVTSDGMEVGLTAVEFAILATILARPNTVFTREQLMGAAYGAGIHVADRTIDSHVRNIRAKFADAGCTSVIATVHGVGFKLAPALGT